The Cheilinus undulatus linkage group 2, ASM1832078v1, whole genome shotgun sequence genome has a window encoding:
- the LOC121523828 gene encoding CD209 antigen-like protein B isoform X2 yields MPLIIDHNFDGAKKGRGCWILDYSTISHWDNKYENLIYNLTKDRKGTLKNQPNFQKVNFSGLIQDQNTLKDEREALKQERNELMNYTDSLTKDRDDLKMELGALRKEQDQLKTHLSDLTKEIDTLRDEREVLKAERTALRNEQNQFMVQFNNLTRYKDSLKKERDALRDERGNLTVERGVLKDERDHLKMLTFNLTKDRDTLRDERDAFRNEQDQLKIQVNSTTRNIETLKSQYGAVVASRDKLQEEANQIKLKQTAKTCQQGWTLFNNKCYYFSSGAPAKTWQESQQDCVVRGGHLAMPKTHAERVYVSRAEQYIWIGLSDIVQENVWLWMDGTELTGNGNWRPGEPNNIGEEDCVGLVRKDARINDFNCQRKQPWVCEA; encoded by the exons ATGCCTCTGATAATTGACCACAATTTCGACGGAGCAAAGAAAGGAAGAGGATGTTGGATTTTAG attaCAGCACAATCAGTCATTGGGACAACAAGTATGAAAACCTGATTTACAACCtgacaaaagacagaaaaggcaCTTTGAAAAATCAGCCAAACTTTCAAAAAGTCAACTTCAGCGGCCTGATTCAAGACCAGAACACTCTAAAAGATGAGCGAGAAGCCCTCAAACAAGAGAGAAATGAGCTGATGAACTACACGGACAGCCTGACAAAAGACAGAGATGATCTGAAAATGGAGCTAGGGGCTTTGAGAAAAGAACAAGACCAGCTGAAGACTCACCTCAGCGATCTGACTAAAGAGATAGACACTCTAAGGGATGAGCGTGAAGTTCTGAAAGCTGAGCGCACTGCCCTGAGAAATGAGCAAAATCAATTCATGGTACAATTCAACAATCTGACACGATACAAAGACTCTCTCAAAAAAGAACGAGATGCTCTGAGAGACGAACGAGGGAATCTGACAGTGGAGCGTGGGGTTCTGAAGGATGAACGAGACCATCTGAAGATGCTGACCTTCAACCTGACGAAGGACAGAGACACTCTGAGGGATGAACGAGACGCCTTCAGAAATGAACAAGATCAGCTGAAGATTCAAGTTAATAGCACGACCAGAAACATAGAGACTCTGAAGAGCCAATACGGAGCTGTGGTTGCAAGTCGAGATAAGCTTCAAGAGGAGGCCAACCAGATAAAGCTCAAACAAACAG ctAAAACCTGCCAACAAGGGTGGACTTTGTTCAACAACAAGTGCTACTACTTTTCTTCTGGAGCACCGGCTAAAACCTGGCAAGAAAGCCAACAAGACTGTGTAGTAAGAGGAGGGCACCTGGCAATGCCAAAAACACATGCTGAGCGGGTTTATGTCAGCAGAGCTGAACAGTATATCTGGATCGGTCTGTCGGACATTGTGCAGGAAAACGTGTGGCTGTGGATGGACGGGACTGAACTGACAGGCAATGGAAACTGGAGACCAGGGGAACCTAATAATATTGGAGAAGAGGACTGTGTGGGGCTTGTGCGTAAAGATGCAAGGATCAATGATTTTaattgtcaaagaaaacagccATGGGTGTGTGAGGCCTAA
- the LOC121523828 gene encoding CD209 antigen-like protein B isoform X1: MPLIIDHNFDGAKKGRGCWILVCWIGAAVVCLLLLLLSLILMAHNYSTISHWDNKYENLIYNLTKDRKGTLKNQPNFQKVNFSGLIQDQNTLKDEREALKQERNELMNYTDSLTKDRDDLKMELGALRKEQDQLKTHLSDLTKEIDTLRDEREVLKAERTALRNEQNQFMVQFNNLTRYKDSLKKERDALRDERGNLTVERGVLKDERDHLKMLTFNLTKDRDTLRDERDAFRNEQDQLKIQVNSTTRNIETLKSQYGAVVASRDKLQEEANQIKLKQTAKTCQQGWTLFNNKCYYFSSGAPAKTWQESQQDCVVRGGHLAMPKTHAERVYVSRAEQYIWIGLSDIVQENVWLWMDGTELTGNGNWRPGEPNNIGEEDCVGLVRKDARINDFNCQRKQPWVCEA; encoded by the exons ATGCCTCTGATAATTGACCACAATTTCGACGGAGCAAAGAAAGGAAGAGGATGTTGGATTTTAG TGTGTTGGATTGGAGCCGCTGTAGTGTGTCTGCTGCTTCTTCTGCTGTCACTCATCTTGATGGCCCACA attaCAGCACAATCAGTCATTGGGACAACAAGTATGAAAACCTGATTTACAACCtgacaaaagacagaaaaggcaCTTTGAAAAATCAGCCAAACTTTCAAAAAGTCAACTTCAGCGGCCTGATTCAAGACCAGAACACTCTAAAAGATGAGCGAGAAGCCCTCAAACAAGAGAGAAATGAGCTGATGAACTACACGGACAGCCTGACAAAAGACAGAGATGATCTGAAAATGGAGCTAGGGGCTTTGAGAAAAGAACAAGACCAGCTGAAGACTCACCTCAGCGATCTGACTAAAGAGATAGACACTCTAAGGGATGAGCGTGAAGTTCTGAAAGCTGAGCGCACTGCCCTGAGAAATGAGCAAAATCAATTCATGGTACAATTCAACAATCTGACACGATACAAAGACTCTCTCAAAAAAGAACGAGATGCTCTGAGAGACGAACGAGGGAATCTGACAGTGGAGCGTGGGGTTCTGAAGGATGAACGAGACCATCTGAAGATGCTGACCTTCAACCTGACGAAGGACAGAGACACTCTGAGGGATGAACGAGACGCCTTCAGAAATGAACAAGATCAGCTGAAGATTCAAGTTAATAGCACGACCAGAAACATAGAGACTCTGAAGAGCCAATACGGAGCTGTGGTTGCAAGTCGAGATAAGCTTCAAGAGGAGGCCAACCAGATAAAGCTCAAACAAACAG ctAAAACCTGCCAACAAGGGTGGACTTTGTTCAACAACAAGTGCTACTACTTTTCTTCTGGAGCACCGGCTAAAACCTGGCAAGAAAGCCAACAAGACTGTGTAGTAAGAGGAGGGCACCTGGCAATGCCAAAAACACATGCTGAGCGGGTTTATGTCAGCAGAGCTGAACAGTATATCTGGATCGGTCTGTCGGACATTGTGCAGGAAAACGTGTGGCTGTGGATGGACGGGACTGAACTGACAGGCAATGGAAACTGGAGACCAGGGGAACCTAATAATATTGGAGAAGAGGACTGTGTGGGGCTTGTGCGTAAAGATGCAAGGATCAATGATTTTaattgtcaaagaaaacagccATGGGTGTGTGAGGCCTAA